In Plectropomus leopardus isolate mb chromosome 17, YSFRI_Pleo_2.0, whole genome shotgun sequence, the DNA window GTTGTATGTGTGAATATTAAAAAGCACAGTACAGTGTTGACATGTCGGCAGTACTTTCTAGCTGAGCTTACTGGTGTAATCCTGCGGTGCCATGGGCCTGGAGAGGACCTGTCTGAGGACGTCCAGCCactctctctgctccctctgctgctcGCACATGAAGACAAACTGTCTCTCAGGCGTCTCCACCATGACTCCACACTTCCACTTGTTTCCCCGAGCATGTTTTGGGACACACTCCCTCACTGAGtaaccttttttctctgtgccGATGAAAATGACCCCTAACTCCTCGGCGTCCTGCATCCAcattaatgaaaacacacacgttCAAACATAACGATGGTTAAAGTGCTGGACAAACATCATTACAGCAAAGCACTGAGTTAGAGTGAGAAGTCCTCACCAGCTGGCCTTTGAAGTAAAATAACTTCCTGTTTTGAGAGTCCAAAATAAACCACCTTTTTTTGAACGGCTCCGtttgctgttaaaaataaatgattacataaatacatatatgaaaataacatatttaatgCTTCACATGCAAAATTACAGcttaaatttgaacattttctatCATACAATCGATTcttacaaaaaatgtcattcaagtgttttgtttgtgtgtgtgtgtgtgtgtgtgtgtgtgtgtgtgtgtgtgtgtgactatgTAGGAGGAACTGAAACACTCAAAGGTACTGTCATAAATATCTCTGACTCTGCTGCAAACCCTGAAAATCTTTCaaaacccttttgaaacctaggcaaactgtcttgatttctctcaaaaaagttgtgagcaacttaagaagaaatgacccagagataagcaagaaattatttttaaaaagtacaagaaaattaagttttttaaaaaagtttttaaaaaaaagagaatgaccttaaaaaaatgctaacaaattaaataattatgcTGAAAAACAGAATGTATGTGTacagttatgataattataaatgtagtgatttgcaaataatttcctactttaaaaataataataattttctaaatctactcatttcttacaatttgtaggaccaatttcctctttttgtttctgaaagaaatcagaccaatttgctcaatgttcgaaggtttaaatactgaaaacagtaaaagaaaactgatgtcaatccaggtttcaaagggttaatgcataCGCACATTAAGCAGAGGTTGAGTgctgacaaaataaatgtacaaataaatcataaaagagtctgtaaatgtttaactttttcttATCTAGCAACTCACCAAAGGCCCGGTCTTTTCCATGTATCCCTCTTTGAGGTAGTTTCTTGTTATCTTTGGTATCAGCTGACAAAGAGGCATAAAAGTACAcgagttttagttttttaaaacaaaaaagtaaatagaaGCAGTTTTATGTTCTTAGTACTCCAGATAGTATATTCAGGTTTCTTATAAAGggaatatgctgtttaaatgcttaaatgCTGATCATAAACaagttattcatgtccatgtaaacataCTCTACGTATGAACACTGTTAGTGTCATGTAGTGGTGaggctgcagattgcaaccaactgaaacttgtGTGTCAAGCATGTAGAACCACAGTGGCCGATGTGAAAACGTAAATGGCCCAATGTGGaaccagtgtttgatttgtccactctgagctactgtagaaacaatatGGTGGACTCCATGGACGAGGACCCGCTCGGTATGAAATCGTACATGAATCATCCTGAGgtaacaaaaagacaacaactcctattttcatttatcaatattatattccaCTTCTGCAAATGTATATTTCCCCCTAAATgttacacactggacctctgAGTATTTAGTGTGCTCTATCATGCAGGAAACACTTTGTCAGTTTGTTGGTTTTGAGGATGTCTGACACCTACTTCTTCATCGCTTCCAGTTGGGTATGCCGTCCTCAGGTACGCATAGCGTGCAGCACGAATGACGTTGTACCATGTGACTATTTCCTAGAGTAGAAGAAGAAACCCTGAGCTTCTCCACAGCCCTACTGTATGACAATGAGCGGCACAAAAGACTTGCTGGTTTGCTATTATTTATACTTCAGATGATCATGAAGTCCCACCTCAGGACTCTCGTGATAAACATAGAGGTTTCTGGTGTGATCGTTCTCCTGGTAGGTGATCTGCAGCCCATGAGGATGACCAATCTTCTGCGGTTGAAAGGTGGCGTTTAGGTCTTTGATGGCGATTACGGCTTTCGGACCTTTGGACTCCTGGATCACAAACATATAGACATAAAGATGTGCACTTCAGAGTTTGTAGAAAGGAAACAACAACGTGGTTTGATAAGCATGAATgcagtacatttatttaaaccatGATTGCAGCATGGCACTATGAGTGGTGTGTcaaagcctgagcaaattgccttgattttttttaatttggagagaaggcaatgggcaacttaacatgaaaaggccccaaaaatttaaaaaaaaaaacaaaaaaaaactccaaaagttacagaaaatacaggtatgaaaaagaaaacaagcaactaaaaggaaaagtaaaaaataaaaataaataagaaaatgatcttaagagaaaaaaaataaaaatactgttgttttttctgtaacataattttaaatatagaattagaagattcataaatatagtttttaagaACAATAATAGTTTTATGGATgggagtgccatttagttccattatattggagagaaggcagacatctctacagccgatatctcagaaaaataaacagaaaaatctaGATTTATAAATAGCTCTATTGgtataaggggaaaaaaatgtagtttttcattttagggtgaactgtccctgtAAGCAGGGAAGACATCTAATCAAATCACTACATATGCTTTTGGATTACACacataaataagaataatattAACTCCACATCTTGTAGCATTAAGGAATTTAAACGGTTTAATTTATGCCATTCACAGCGACGTTTGAACCGTTTTAAAGCTGCAGGGAACTCACATCTTCCTTGTTGTAGTAACTCAGAGTGAATTCTCTCTCTGACAGAACAAACTTCCTCTTCAGAAACTGCGTattctctttccctttcttccACAGCATCCCTTCATAGAAACCTGttatcaacacaaacaaaaaaacaaataaaaaaaaaacaggtgtttCAATGAGCACACGTCTTACTAAACATGAAAAAGTGACgtaacatttttacaaagagCAGCAGGCTTTCAACTTTCACTTCCGTGCTGTTTTGTTGTGCAAAGAACAGGTTTTTCTTGAATAGTCTGAATGTTTGTGAGGAACCACATTAGCTTTACACCGACAGACTGACACAGATTCACGCTGTACAGTTGACGTGTGTtggaaaatgtggaaaatatcACCTGTGGTGTATGGAAGTGGTGGATACTTGAGTTCTCCAGTGAATTCCATCCTTTCATATTTAGCCCGAATCCACTGCTCTCTCAACACCCTGCAGTTTaaggagaaaaatacaaatattcatgGAAAAAGGCCAAATAGGTTAGCAACTAAAGAAGACCTGACCCAAAACAAAGCTAgaaatttgaaggaaaaaactaaatctaaattat includes these proteins:
- the adap2 gene encoding arf-GAP with dual PH domain-containing protein 2 isoform X1, producing the protein MANHERNKKMLLELLKLPTNSRCADCGAADPEWASYKLGVFVCLTCSGIHRSLSSRVKSIKLDFWEDELVEFMKSSGNSSAQDLYEKAVPPFYYRPQENDCMVLREQWIRAKYERMEFTGELKYPPLPYTTGFYEGMLWKKGKENTQFLKRKFVLSEREFTLSYYNKEDESKGPKAVIAIKDLNATFQPQKIGHPHGLQITYQENDHTRNLYVYHESPEEIVTWYNVIRAARYAYLRTAYPTGSDEELIPKITRNYLKEGYMEKTGPLQTEPFKKRWFILDSQNRKLFYFKGQLDAEELGVIFIGTEKKGYSVRECVPKHARGNKWKCGVMVETPERQFVFMCEQQREQREWLDVLRQVLSRPMAPQDYTIEANIKYKR
- the adap2 gene encoding arf-GAP with dual PH domain-containing protein 2 isoform X2, which encodes MANHERNKKMLLELLKLPTNSRCADCGAADPEWASYKLGVFVCLTCSGIHRSLSSRVKSIKLDFWEDELVEFMKSSGNSSAQDLYEKAVPPFYYRPQENDCMVLREQWIRAKYERMEFTGELKYPPLPYTTGFYEGMLWKKGKENTQFLKRKFVLSEREFTLSYYNKEDESKGPKAVIAIKDLNATFQPQKIGHPHGLQITYQENDHTRNLYVYHESPEEIVTWYNVIRAARYAYLRTAYPTGSDEELIPKITRNYLKEGYMEKTGPLQTEPFKKRWFILDSQNRKLFYFKGQLDAEELGVIFIGTEKKGYSVRECVPKHARGNKWKCGVMVETPERQFVFMCEQQREQREWLDVLRQVLSRPMAPQDYTKANIKYKR
- the adap2 gene encoding arf-GAP with dual PH domain-containing protein 2 isoform X3, giving the protein MGIVYGTWGALLHTSDPEWASYKLGVFVCLTCSGIHRSLSSRVKSIKLDFWEDELVEFMKSSGNSSAQDLYEKAVPPFYYRPQENDCMVLREQWIRAKYERMEFTGELKYPPLPYTTGFYEGMLWKKGKENTQFLKRKFVLSEREFTLSYYNKEDESKGPKAVIAIKDLNATFQPQKIGHPHGLQITYQENDHTRNLYVYHESPEEIVTWYNVIRAARYAYLRTAYPTGSDEELIPKITRNYLKEGYMEKTGPLQTEPFKKRWFILDSQNRKLFYFKGQLDAEELGVIFIGTEKKGYSVRECVPKHARGNKWKCGVMVETPERQFVFMCEQQREQREWLDVLRQVLSRPMAPQDYTIEANIKYKR